Genomic DNA from Paenibacillus donghaensis:
TATTTAAGGGCCGTCAGCCCAAATATGACAATGAGATTGCTCTCTCAGCCAAAGTAGCCAAGCTGGAGGGCAAGCAGCTTGGGGATGAGGTGACGATTGTACTGGGAGCGGCGAGCGCACAATATCTGGTGACCGGGCTTAGCCAGCAGATTACACAGGAAGGCAAAGTCGCCACCATGACGACAGAAGGGATGCTAAGACTGCAGCCTGACTTCAAATCCAAGATAATCAATGTGTATCTGGATCAGGGAGTGGATGCTGCCCGGTTCAGCGAGCAACTGGAAGAGCAATATCCCGGCATGTGGAACATTGTGAACATCGAAGAGGCGATGCAGAGCACGCTCGGCAGCTTCACCACGGCAATCTCCTCGATGGCAGGCGTGATCACAGTACTTACGATCCTTGTAGTCAGCCTGATTCTGTATCTTGTCATCAAAAGCCTCATTCTGAAGCGCAAGCGTGAGTTCGGCATTCTGAAGGGGCTTGGTTATACAACCTTTAATCTGATGTCGCAGATCACCTTCAGTCTGCTGCCTGTCATAGCTGTGGGTGTGCTGGCGGGCAGCGCCGTAGGGTATTTCTACTCCGACTTTCTGTTCGTGAAGCTGCTGTCCGGCTTAGGTATCTACAATGCCGAACTGGCCGTTAGCCTGCCGCAGGTACTGCTGCTCTGTCTGGCCATCCTGGCTACGGCCTATGCCGTCTCCATGCTGGTGGCCCGGCGTATCCGCAAGATCAGCGTGTATGAGATGCTGGTGGAGTAACTTAATGTTTTATAAGATGAACTTAAGAATGCTGAGGTGGAGTTGTCAGAAAGCCTGGTGCATAGGGCTACCCCGGCAACTCCGGATTTAACATTCTTAAGTTCACGTTCTATAGATGGAAGATGGAAGCGGCTGCCCTTGAGGCAGCCGCTTTCTACAAATATAAGAAAGTATATGTTTCACAATATCCTTTATCCTTCTATTTCTCGCAGAAACGGTTACCGTTCCTAAAGGGACAGTGAAGCCGTTTCTACTTGGTTCTACAGGAATGTTAACGATGTCATTTTATTGACATATTATCTATAGAATAAGCACAAACAATTATGCACACGTGAAAATTATATTGTCAGCATTTATATGGAAGCGCTATAATTAACAAGAATGAGCGGATGTAGAGGCCTACATAAATTTATAAGTGTTTGAAGAAGAGGAGCGAATGCAGATGTATAACATTATTGATTATGGAGCACAGAAGAACAGTGAGGCACTGGCGACCGAAGCCATTGCCCTAGCGATAGCGGCGGCCAGCGAGGCGGGCGGGGGACGGTGCTTGTGCCGGCAGGAACCTACCAGACCGGAGCGATTACGCTAAGAAGCAATATCGAGCTTCATCTAAGTCCTGGAGCAGTGCTGTCCTTCAGTACAGATCCGGCACATTACCCTCCGGTGGAGAACCGCTGGGAGGGTGTGAAGCAGCAGGTACACAGCCCTTGTATTTACGGTGAGAACCTGAGCAACGTATCGGTTACAGGGAACGGCACGCTAGAAGGGAACGGCGCCCCTTGGTGGGATAAACAACGCAATCACAGCGAACAGCTCGAATATCCACGCCCGACGCTGATCGGTTTCAACGGCTGCCAGAGAGTGACGCTGAAGGATCTGAATCTGACGAACTCCCCAAGCTGGACGGTGAATCCGGTCGGCTGTACCAATGTTACCATTGATAATCTCTCTATTCTCAATCCGGCGGATTCCCCGAATACGGATGGCATCAATCCCGAATCCTGCTCTAATGTACGGATCAGCAACTGCAACATCGATGTAGGCGATGACTGTATCGCCATCAAGGCAGGCACAGAGGATACCGCAGAACGTGTGCCTTGCGAGAACATTACGATTACTAACTGCACCATGGTCCACGGACATGGAGCGGTGGTGCTGGGCAGTGAGATGAGCGGCGATATCCGCAATGTAACGATCAGCAACTGTGTGTTCAAGCAAACGGACCGCGGCATCCGCATGAAATCCCGGCGTGGTCGCGGCGGGATTGTGGAGGACATTCGCATCAGCAATATTGTCATGGAGGATGTGCTGTGTCCGTTCACGATGAACCTGTATTATTTCTGCGGACCGCGGGGCAAAGAGAAATATGTCTGGGATAAGAATCCCTATCCGATCACGGCAGAGACGCCTTGCTTCCGGCGGATTCATTTCGCCAATATTACGGCACGTAATGTTCATGCTGCGGCTGGATTTATGTATGGACTGGCTGAGCAGTATGTGTCGGAGGTAACGTTTACCAACATTGACATCTCCATGGCCAAGAATGCGGTTCCCGGCCACCCGGATATGATGACAGGTATGGAGAATATGAACAACCGCGGCTTCTATCTGTCCAATGTAAGGGATGTGCTGTTCCATCAGGTCACGGTGGAGAATCATGAAGGCCCGACCTTTTATATTGAGAACAGCGACAATGTTGAGGTCATTCACTGTCATTCACGGAACACAGTGAAACCGGAGCAATTGGTGAAACGGGTAGTCAGCGAAGTCTCGCCAGTAACGCCGTGAACTAACTAAACCTGCAAATATACAGGAATTATTGCTAGATAGAGCCTACAAGAGGGAGTGCCTGCAAAAGTGCAGGTATTTCCCTCTTTATTTGTTCCACAGACGATATTTAAGCTAAAAAGATGTAAGTTTGCAGGAATTAGCTGCTCACAACCCATGACTCCAGAAAAAGATGTATTTTCGCAGGAATTTCTAAATTGCTATTCAAAGTATAGCGAATTAGGTACAACGAGTTAAACCTAGGGTAATCTGATTTCCGTAATCTGAGATATTTAGAATTTTAGAGTTTTGGCTTGAAACATCATTCGGCGCATGTAGTCGCGAGAATGGTTACTTCTTAGATCCCAGAGAGGATTTAGATGGTGCTCTATAACGTTCGGAGCAATTAGATGCGAATCTGGTTACTACTTAGGTCCAGCGTGAATTTAGAATGTTGCCTGGAATGTTCGGAGCAAATAGATGTAAAACTGCAACTAAATTCCGCTGGATCACCAACCAACGGATGAATAAGTGCGATTGTGCAACTAATTTTGAGTAAATCAAGCTTATTTCGCTCAGAAGGCCAAATTAGATGCCTTTTTGCATCTGTTTTGTTCAATGAAGGAAAAATTCGTAAATTAAATGCACTTTCGCAACTAATCGGCGGATTGGACTTATGAAACTATCACGGAACTGAGTTTTCGATGTTCTCAACGTCCGAGGTTGCTTCGAACGCTCTAAGCATCATCCCTAGATAGTGACCGACCCTGAATGCATCCTATTTCTGCTTGTTAATGGTACGTAACGCTTTCGTGACAATCCTCGACGTTTCCTTGGTGGCGGATTGTTTGCGCCAGCGGTCGCAGACGGACTGCACCCAATCCGTGTGCGATTTGGCGGCATCGTTCAGCCAGTTGCCCACAGAGTCCTGCACATATTTGGCCGGATCGGAGCGGACAGCTTCCAGCAGGTGCAGGCCTAGCGCCGGCTCGTTCTTAAGTGCAGTGATATGCTTGGCCCACACTCCCTGAGGGCGGGTCGCTTCTATCGCAAAACGGCGGATATTGGCATCGGGGTTCTGGACCCAGGTGTCCAGCAGTGCCAGTGCCTGTGGTAACTGGAGGATGATCGCCTCTCTAACCGCCATCCAGGAAATCTCGCGCACCCCGAAATGGGCATCGGCGGCGAACGCGCGGATACCGCTCAGCCGATCCGCCAGTTCCAGCTGCGGGTCCAGCCCAATGATATAGGCCGCCCAGCAGCGGACACTGTCGGACGGATGCGTAGCCAGTGACTGGAATACCTCTTCACGGCGCTCGATAGTTAGCTTGTTGAGGAACTGCAGCCAATCGGCGGCAAAAGCTGGAATCAGCTTCATGATCCGCGTCTCTGTAGGATGCTGGTTCCACCTGCTAAGCATATCTTGGCACTCCACTTCCAAGTCCAGCGACTGAACTACATGCTGGAACAGCAGCTGATGATCCACAGCCAGCCACTCCGTCAGATTGACGCTCTGGATCTGGCCGCTATTCAGCAGGTTCAATACCTCTGGCGGGATCTCGCTGACCTTGCGAGCGCCTTTGCGCTCTTGTATCCATGCGGCAACCGGAATCTCTGCCTGAATGGGTTCCATATCTTCAACCTCCTAAATTCCATGCTATTAAGATGAACTTAAGAATGAAGCGGTGGAGTTGTCAGAATGCCTGGTGCATAGGGCTATCGGACAACTCCTAATATAACATGTTTAAGTTCACGTTCTATAGCCTGAAGCATACCGTGGAATAGGTGACTTAAGCTGTAATCCCGATTACAACTCCACTAATTCCAGGCCTCGTTATGCAAGGCATCACGGTTCACCGCCACAGACTTGAAGCCGGTTCGGATCAAGCCTTGCC
This window encodes:
- a CDS encoding DNA alkylation repair protein, with translation MEPIQAEIPVAAWIQERKGARKVSEIPPEVLNLLNSGQIQSVNLTEWLAVDHQLLFQHVVQSLDLEVECQDMLSRWNQHPTETRIMKLIPAFAADWLQFLNKLTIERREEVFQSLATHPSDSVRCWAAYIIGLDPQLELADRLSGIRAFAADAHFGVREISWMAVREAIILQLPQALALLDTWVQNPDANIRRFAIEATRPQGVWAKHITALKNEPALGLHLLEAVRSDPAKYVQDSVGNWLNDAAKSHTDWVQSVCDRWRKQSATKETSRIVTKALRTINKQK